Proteins encoded by one window of Hylaeus volcanicus isolate JK05 chromosome 7, UHH_iyHylVolc1.0_haploid, whole genome shotgun sequence:
- the LOC128879614 gene encoding SR-related and CTD-associated factor 4 isoform X1: MEAVKAFNAELSALYDVKPPISKAKMNSLTRGAIKAIKFYKHVVQSVEKFIQKCKPEYKVPGLYVIDSIVRQSRHQFGVEKDVFAPRFAKNMQTTFLNLLKCPQEDKSKVIRVLNLWQKNAVFPSEVIQPLFDLADPNHPIHKEQTVNANGTLNSSSTNNTSNTGTSVKTPPLTAKNAVKDQKLFSSGKTIDPVWLAQTKMEAANIVNANKLLGQSNATQVDASFLDQLQHLQQLLLKKQEAANEQKSSVKFDKKLLDFDYGEEEDDDVVVASSPAATTAANTAQQHNAVATGNSLESLGLLLTNPEVLRQLQTLQQTMQGNASSSQHEIEEKMRKLQQMKQQEEEFDKHLAQTVPNLPFASECELKPSDILKPNQQNAYATNVSSGVIQDLSQPPPGYPPALPYASQPLSSIRQINQQAHQNQKSPLHDERQDAQDYSGNGARRDSSSVEIVNCENTRSHSRSPDRYRHHSRSRSPRHRDRDRDRDRDRDRDRKSRSRSRSRRRRSRSRDRGRDRKREDSREKMTEEEREKERERRKRGLPPIVRDKLSVCSTTLWVGHLSKLVHQEELSDTFGEFGDIVSIDLISPRGCAFICMNRRQDAYRALTKLKNHKMQGKAITLAWAPGKGVKGKEWKDYWEVELGVSYIPWNKLINVTDQDLELLEEGGMIDEDTLPPPLKGKLKHSGTNSDMLQQQLQLQQQALAAAIPSLTDGMVNVMQPSTSSQQQQSQQQNQQGQQQVIDTSQPPPIRPPTSAALLPPPNTQLQMMPPAFTMTGVPRMLGPMGLPMPHSLMPNVPIGVPPPNMQSLLGPPGMMQTMLTPPVNSPFGAGVGVGLLTQIPLPAPAAPSDKPNSTGMPHNVPPIGVPPPTTETGMPNLPMLRQPYGVGPSAPLQMQLPQQQHSADDMDVEMEDAMPQSSNGNKSKGNLMDQQLSQNEERIDGDQQLEQHRDYKERDRERENRERRDRETHLSHRDRENNDSRMDRGRERGRGRERGRDRRRDIRDRDRDDRRDRENRENRDGIPQNQSLQENDSTPKKDGKPSLADRLRQLADGTLPLEDRGDRIPPPRNRPDRDRSDRNFEEPRPPRGEPLSSLMDLPKFALPQERGDFPARPPDFRNPPQQDPREFQQQRDRQNFGGRGHRGSQIHEEYMDAPPSRIQGGGMYQEEFDNRIHGQQRIEEFGRLGPPREQREEFDRADGRGRRPLDDRDRFDYEVRRDGFDPRLQDGFDPRGPPHHERGDFEPRRREFFGIDPMFGMPPMMGPRGPRPGHPDGFGPRPAPLGARGPGPLMFHPRGLGPRPLRPGMRPPFGPRGPPFDPREPDTFFRPPFDDIRPPHARPPFGPPMGPPSIHPPESAAPWRNQEHPPPGPWSSDAENHAQRDKKGGKHPNNQNTERENRNRGRKSRWTNASPSGEETEDSKEQEPSTGNVEEKAEPIKEEVVLKVEQQEAEIKEPVIPIEKTENVEQLVEAIEECIETKKEEEDCRDS; this comes from the exons TCCGAGGTTATACAACCATTATTCGATCTTGCGGACCCAAATCATCCAATACACAAGGAACAAACAGTTAATGCTAATG GTACACTGAATAGTTCCTCAACAAACAATACAAGCAATACTGGTACTTCTGTAAAGACTCCTCCCTTAACTGCGAAGAATGCAGTAAAAGATCAGAAATTGTTCTCCTCTGGAAAGACAATTGATCCTGTTTGGCTAGCACAAACGAAAATGGAAGCAGCGAATATAGTTAATGCTAATAAACTCCTg GGGCAATCGAATGCAACTCAAGTGGACGCTTCTTTCCTTGATCAGTTACAACATTTACaacaattgttattaaaaaagcagGAAGCAGCAAACGAACAGAAGAGTTCTGTAAAATTTGATAAGAAACTCTTAGACTTTGATTACGGCGAGGAAGAAGACGACGATGTCGTTGTTGCGAGTTCACCAGCAGCGACAACAGCAGCGAATACTGCTCAACAACACAATGCTGTTGCTACAGGAAATAGTTTAGAAAGTCTCGGACTACTACTAACGAATCCAGAG GTTCTAAGGCAGCTTCAAACATTACAACAAACAATGCAGGGAAATGCGTCTTCATCGCAACacgaaattgaagaaaaaatgcGTAAACTTCAACAAATGAAGCAGCAGGAGGAGGAGTTTGATAAGCATCTAGCGCAAACCGTTCCT aatttaccGTTTGCATCGGAGTGTGAATTGAAACCATCAGACATCTTAAAACCAAATCAACAAAATGCTTATGCAACAAATGTAAGTAGCGGTGTTATACAAGACCTGAGTCAACCACCTCCTGGTTATCCACCAGCTCTACCGTATGCCTCCCAACCTTTGTCAAGTATTAGACAGATTAATCAGCAAGCACATCAAAATCAAAAGAGCCCCCTTCACGACGAGCGACAAGACGCGCAAGATTATTCTgg AAATGGTGCAAGACGGGACAGTAGCAGCgtagaaattgtaaattgtgaAAATACAAGATCGCATAGTCGGTCACCTGATCGATACAGGCACCACAGTCGATCTAGATCACCACGGCatagagatagagatagagatagGGATCGAGATCGGGACAGGGACAGAAAATCTCGATCGAGAAGCAGATCCAGAAGAAGAag ATCACGCTCGAGAGATAGAGGACGTGACAGGAAACGCGAAGACAGCCGAGAAAAAATGACTGAGGAAGAacgggaaaaagaaagagaaagacgCAAACGAGGATTGCCTCCAATTGTAAGAGATAAATTAAGCG TTTGCAGTACCACTCTTTGGGTAGgacatttatcaaaattagtACACCAAGAAGAACTTTCAGACACTTTTGGGGAATTTGGTGATATCGTCAGCATCGATCTGATTTCACCTAGAGGTTGCGCTTTTATATGCATGAATAGAAGGCAAGACGCTTATCGGGCTCTTACTAAACTTAAGAATCACAAAATGCAAGGAAAAGCAATCACT TTAGCCTGGGCACCAGGGAAAGGTGTGAAAGGAAAGGAATGGAAAGATTACTGGGAAGTCGAATTGGGAGTTAGTTATATTCCctggaataaattaattaatgttactGATCAGGATTTAGAATTACTCGAAGAAGGTGGAATGATCGATGAAGATACTTTGCCACCTCCTTTAAAAG gTAAATTAAAGCATTCCGGGACAAATTCAGACATGCTTCAACAGCAGTTGCAGTTGCAACAGCAAGCTTTAGCTGCTGCAATTCCAAGTTTGACGGATGGCATGGTAAACGTAATGCAGCCTTCGACTAGCAGTCAACAGCAACAATCTCAACAGCAGAATCAGCAAGGTCAACAACAAGTTATCGATACAAGTCAGCCACCGCCAATCAGACCTCCTACATCAGCTGCACTTTTGCCACCGCCAAATACACAATTACAAATGATGCCACCTGCTTTTACAATGACAGGAGTTCCcc GAATGCTTGGACCAATGGGATTACCAATGCCACACAGTTTAATGCCCAATGTTCCGATTGGCGTACCGCCACCCAATATGCAAAGTTTATTAGGACCACCAGGAATGATGCAAACCATGCTAACTCCTCCAGTAAATTCACCGTTTGGAGCTGGCGTCGGTGTCGGTCTATTAACACAAATTCCTTTGCCAGCACCTGCAGCACCCTCCGATAAACCTAATTCCACCG GTATGCCACACAATGTTCCTCCGATAGGAGTTCCGCCGCCAACAACGGAAACGGGAATGCCAAATTTGCCAATGTTGCGTCAACCTTACGGGGTCGGCCCTTCTGCTCCTTTACAAATGCAATTACCTCAGCAACAACATTCTGCAGACGATATGGACGTAGAAATGGAAGACGCGATGCCGCAAAGttcaaatggaaataaaagcAAAGGGAATTTAATGGATCAGCAACTTTCACAAAACGAGGAAAGAATAGATGGCGACCAACAGCTAGAG CAGCATCGAGACTATAAAGAAAGGGATAGGGAACGGGAAAACAGGGAGAGAAGAGATAGGGAAACACATTTATCTCATAGAGATAGGGAAAACAACGACTCCAGAATGGATCGTGGAAGAGAAAGAGGTAGAGGACGAGAACGAGGACGTGATCGGAGGAGAGATATTAGAGATAGAGACAGAGATGATCGAAGGGATagagaaaatagagaaaatcgAGATGGAATCCCACAGAATCAAAGTCTGCAG GAAAACGATTCCACTCCAAAGAAAGACGGTAAACCAAGCCTAGCTGATCGTCTGCGTCAATTGGCCGATGGCACCCTTCCTCTCGAAGATCGAGGCGATCGGATACCCCCTCCTCGTAATCGACCAGATCGAGACAGATCCGATAGAAATTTCGAAGAGCCTCGACCGCCGCGCGGAGAACCTCTTTCGTCCCTCATGGATTTGCCGAAATTCGCTTTACCTCAGGAAAGAGGTGATTTCCCAGCTCGACCACCGGACTTTAGAAATCCTCCTCAACAAGATCCAAGGGAATTTCAGCAACAAAGGGACAGACAAAATTTTGGCGGTCGGGGCCATAGAGGATCGCAAATTCACGAGGAGTATATGGATGCTCCTCCTTCGAGGATACAAGGAGGTGGGATGTACCAAGAAGAATTTGATAATAGGATACACGGGCAGCAGAGAATAGAAGAATTTGGAAGACTTGGACCTCCCAGGGAGCAGAG GGAGGAATTTGACAGGGCTGACGGACGTGGAAGAAGGCCGCTCGACGATCGAGATCGATTCGATTACGAAGTCAGGCGTGACGGTTTCGATCCACGACTTCAGGATGGTTTCGATCCAAGGGGACCCCCTCATCACGAACGAGGTGATTTTGAACCTAGGAGACGAGAATTCTTTGGAATTGATCCTATGTTTGGAATGCCACCTATGATGGGACCCAGGGGGCCTAGACCTGGACATCCTGATGGGTTCGGACCGCGTCCTGCTCCTCTAGGTGCTCGCGGGCCTG gtCCGTTAATGTTCCATCCGCGAGGCTTAGGACCACGTCCTCTTCGGCCTGGCATGAGGCCTCCTTTCGGTCCTCGCGGCCCGCCTTTTGATCCTCGAGAACCAGACACCTTCTTCAGACCTCCTTTCGACGACATTCGTCCTCCTCACGCCAGACCACCCTTCGGCCCGCCTATGGGTCCGCCATCCATTCATCCACCCGAGTCTGCCGCTCCGTGGAGAAATCAAGAGCATCCTCCTCCTGGTCCGTGGTCCTCTGACGCCGAAAACCATGCGCAAAGAGACAAAAAAGGTGGTAAACATCCAAACAACCAAAACACGGAACGAGAGAATCGAAATAGGGGACGGAAATCCAGGTGGACAAATGCAAGTCCATCCGGAGAAGAAACGGAGGATTCCAAAGAGCAGGAGCCATCCACTGGAAATGTCGAAGAGAAGGCAGAACCTATTAAAGAGGAAGTAGTTTTGAAAGTTGAACAACAAGAAGCTGAAATAAAGGAGCCAGTGATTCCTATCGAGAAAACGGAAAATGTGGAACAATTGGTCGAGGCAATAGAAGAATGCATTGAAACGaagaaggaggaagaggacTGCAGGGATTCTTAG
- the LOC128879213 gene encoding CAAX prenyl protease 1 homolog, producing the protein MTVVANFIKLLEENILYAILVLIWLLFLWKLYLSLRQRALMTRLVELPSSVESFMTKDVYDKARRYGLDRLDFGNFEDTYSNIFTTGILLASCYRHFWQWSIDLANYFGLNPENEIILSGICMLIINVIYDVTDLPLKIYDKFVVEQEHGFNKETPLFFIKDQILKFIVVQAIAIPLLCAVIWIVENGGDYFFLYLWIFSIFVTVIMMIVYPEFIAPLFDKYTPLPDGDLKSKIEALAASLNYPLYKLFIVEGSKRSSHSNAYLYGFYKSKRIVLFDTLVKEYYKPAEGETEIKGCETDEVLGVLAHELGHWKYSHTLKGFLLTQVSFLVNTLLYAKLLNYKPMYEAFGFMDSQPTFIGLIIVTMYILIPINTIIQFVAVVIGRKFEFEADRFAKTLGRGAPLKRALIKLYKDNLGYPLYDKLYSGWHHNHPPLLERLEAIDKED; encoded by the exons atgacTGTAGTGgctaattttataaaattactcGAGGAAAATATACTTTATGCAATTTTGGTATTAATATGGCTACTATTTTTGTGGAAACTTTATTTAAGCCTTCGCCAA AGGGCTTTGATGACGCGTTTGGTTGAACTACCTTCCTCTGTTGAAAGCTTCATGACAAAGGATGTTTATGATAAAGCACGCAGATATGGTCTGGATAGATTAGACTTTGGCAATTTTGAGGACACGTactctaatatttttactacG GGTATTTTATTAGCTTCGTGTTATCGTCATTTCTGGCAATGGAGTATTGACTTAGCAAATTATTTTGGTCTCAATCCTGAAAATGAGATTATCTTGAGCGGTATTTGTATGCTTATTATAAACGTTATTTACGATGTAACTGATCTACCATTAAAGATCTATGATAAATTTGTTGTGGAACAGGAACACGGATTTAATAAAGAG ACACCCTTGTTTTTTATCAAAGACCAAATTCTTAAGTTTATTGTTGTGCAAGCGATTGCAATACCTCTCCTTTGTGCTGTGATATGGATTGTCGAGAATGGTGGAGATTACTTCTTCCTTTACCTTTGGATcttctcaatttttgttactgTTATTATGATGATCGTCTATCCAGAATTTATCGCACCGCTGTTCGATAAATACACGCCGCTCCCAGATGGAGATCTGAAATCAAAAATCGAAGCGTTAGCAGCGTCCCTCAATTATCCGCTCTATAAATTGTTCATTGTCGAAGGATCAAAAAGGTCTTCGCACAGTAACGCATACTTGTATGGATTTTATAAATCTAAGAGGATTGTCTTGTTTGATACTCTAGTGAAAGAGTATTATAAACCAGCAGAAGgtgaaacagaaataaaaggaTGCGAAACGGACGAAGTATTAGGAGTGTTGGCACATGAATTGGGACATTGGAAATACAGTCATACATTGAAAGGATTTTTGCTTACTCAG gTGAGCTTCTTGGTAAATACTCTCCTGTATGCAAAACTTCTTAATTACAAACCAATGTACGAAGCCTTTGGTTTTATGGACTCGCAGCCAACATTCATAGGACTTATTATAGTcactatgtatattttaatacctATAAATACG ataATACAATTCGTAGCAGTAGTGATAGgaaggaaatttgaatttgaagcaGACAGATTTGCAAAAACGCTGGGACGCGGAGCTCCATTAAAAAGAGcattgattaaattatataaagatAATCTTGGTTATCCTCTTTACGATAAACTATATTCCGGTTGGCATCACAACCATCCTCCACTACTTGAAAGACTTGAAGCTATTGATAAGGaagattaa
- the LOC128879614 gene encoding SR-related and CTD-associated factor 4 isoform X2 — translation MEAVKAFNAELSALYDVKPPISKAKMNSLTRGAIKAIKFYKHVVQSVEKFIQKCKPEYKVPGLYVIDSIVRQSRHQFGVEKDVFAPRFAKNMQTTFLNLLKCPQEDKSKVIRVLNLWQKNAVFPSEVIQPLFDLADPNHPIHKEQTVNANGTLNSSSTNNTSNTGTSVKTPPLTAKNAVKDQKLFSSGKTIDPVWLAQTKMEAANIVNANKLLGQSNATQVDASFLDQLQHLQQLLLKKQEAANEQKSSVKFDKKLLDFDYGEEEDDDVVVASSPAATTAANTAQQHNAVATGNSLESLGLLLTNPEVLRQLQTLQQTMQGNASSSQHEIEEKMRKLQQMKQQEEEFDKHLAQTVPNLPFASECELKPSDILKPNQQNAYATNVSSGVIQDLSQPPPGYPPALPYASQPLSSIRQINQQAHQNQKSPLHDERQDAQDYSGNGARRDSSSVEIVNCENTRSHSRSPDRYRHHSRSRSPRHRDRDRDRDRDRDRDRKSRSRSRSRRRRSRSRDRGRDRKREDSREKMTEEEREKERERRKRGLPPIVRDKLSVCSTTLWVGHLSKLVHQEELSDTFGEFGDIVSIDLISPRGCAFICMNRRQDAYRALTKLKNHKMQGKAITLAWAPGKGVKGKEWKDYWEVELGVSYIPWNKLINVTDQDLELLEEGGMIDEDTLPPPLKGKLKHSGTNSDMLQQQLQLQQQALAAAIPSLTDGMVNVMQPSTSSQQQQSQQQNQQGQQQVIDTSQPPPIRPPTSAALLPPPNTQLQMMPPAFTMTGVPRMLGPMGLPMPHSLMPNVPIGVPPPNMQSLLGPPGMMQTMLTPPVNSPFGAGVGVGLLTQIPLPAPAAPSDKPNSTGMPHNVPPIGVPPPTTETGMPNLPMLRQPYGVGPSAPLQMQLPQQQHSADDMDVEMEDAMPQSSNGNKSKGNLMDQQLSQNEERIDGDQQLEHRDYKERDRERENRERRDRETHLSHRDRENNDSRMDRGRERGRGRERGRDRRRDIRDRDRDDRRDRENRENRDGIPQNQSLQENDSTPKKDGKPSLADRLRQLADGTLPLEDRGDRIPPPRNRPDRDRSDRNFEEPRPPRGEPLSSLMDLPKFALPQERGDFPARPPDFRNPPQQDPREFQQQRDRQNFGGRGHRGSQIHEEYMDAPPSRIQGGGMYQEEFDNRIHGQQRIEEFGRLGPPREQREEFDRADGRGRRPLDDRDRFDYEVRRDGFDPRLQDGFDPRGPPHHERGDFEPRRREFFGIDPMFGMPPMMGPRGPRPGHPDGFGPRPAPLGARGPGPLMFHPRGLGPRPLRPGMRPPFGPRGPPFDPREPDTFFRPPFDDIRPPHARPPFGPPMGPPSIHPPESAAPWRNQEHPPPGPWSSDAENHAQRDKKGGKHPNNQNTERENRNRGRKSRWTNASPSGEETEDSKEQEPSTGNVEEKAEPIKEEVVLKVEQQEAEIKEPVIPIEKTENVEQLVEAIEECIETKKEEEDCRDS, via the exons TCCGAGGTTATACAACCATTATTCGATCTTGCGGACCCAAATCATCCAATACACAAGGAACAAACAGTTAATGCTAATG GTACACTGAATAGTTCCTCAACAAACAATACAAGCAATACTGGTACTTCTGTAAAGACTCCTCCCTTAACTGCGAAGAATGCAGTAAAAGATCAGAAATTGTTCTCCTCTGGAAAGACAATTGATCCTGTTTGGCTAGCACAAACGAAAATGGAAGCAGCGAATATAGTTAATGCTAATAAACTCCTg GGGCAATCGAATGCAACTCAAGTGGACGCTTCTTTCCTTGATCAGTTACAACATTTACaacaattgttattaaaaaagcagGAAGCAGCAAACGAACAGAAGAGTTCTGTAAAATTTGATAAGAAACTCTTAGACTTTGATTACGGCGAGGAAGAAGACGACGATGTCGTTGTTGCGAGTTCACCAGCAGCGACAACAGCAGCGAATACTGCTCAACAACACAATGCTGTTGCTACAGGAAATAGTTTAGAAAGTCTCGGACTACTACTAACGAATCCAGAG GTTCTAAGGCAGCTTCAAACATTACAACAAACAATGCAGGGAAATGCGTCTTCATCGCAACacgaaattgaagaaaaaatgcGTAAACTTCAACAAATGAAGCAGCAGGAGGAGGAGTTTGATAAGCATCTAGCGCAAACCGTTCCT aatttaccGTTTGCATCGGAGTGTGAATTGAAACCATCAGACATCTTAAAACCAAATCAACAAAATGCTTATGCAACAAATGTAAGTAGCGGTGTTATACAAGACCTGAGTCAACCACCTCCTGGTTATCCACCAGCTCTACCGTATGCCTCCCAACCTTTGTCAAGTATTAGACAGATTAATCAGCAAGCACATCAAAATCAAAAGAGCCCCCTTCACGACGAGCGACAAGACGCGCAAGATTATTCTgg AAATGGTGCAAGACGGGACAGTAGCAGCgtagaaattgtaaattgtgaAAATACAAGATCGCATAGTCGGTCACCTGATCGATACAGGCACCACAGTCGATCTAGATCACCACGGCatagagatagagatagagatagGGATCGAGATCGGGACAGGGACAGAAAATCTCGATCGAGAAGCAGATCCAGAAGAAGAag ATCACGCTCGAGAGATAGAGGACGTGACAGGAAACGCGAAGACAGCCGAGAAAAAATGACTGAGGAAGAacgggaaaaagaaagagaaagacgCAAACGAGGATTGCCTCCAATTGTAAGAGATAAATTAAGCG TTTGCAGTACCACTCTTTGGGTAGgacatttatcaaaattagtACACCAAGAAGAACTTTCAGACACTTTTGGGGAATTTGGTGATATCGTCAGCATCGATCTGATTTCACCTAGAGGTTGCGCTTTTATATGCATGAATAGAAGGCAAGACGCTTATCGGGCTCTTACTAAACTTAAGAATCACAAAATGCAAGGAAAAGCAATCACT TTAGCCTGGGCACCAGGGAAAGGTGTGAAAGGAAAGGAATGGAAAGATTACTGGGAAGTCGAATTGGGAGTTAGTTATATTCCctggaataaattaattaatgttactGATCAGGATTTAGAATTACTCGAAGAAGGTGGAATGATCGATGAAGATACTTTGCCACCTCCTTTAAAAG gTAAATTAAAGCATTCCGGGACAAATTCAGACATGCTTCAACAGCAGTTGCAGTTGCAACAGCAAGCTTTAGCTGCTGCAATTCCAAGTTTGACGGATGGCATGGTAAACGTAATGCAGCCTTCGACTAGCAGTCAACAGCAACAATCTCAACAGCAGAATCAGCAAGGTCAACAACAAGTTATCGATACAAGTCAGCCACCGCCAATCAGACCTCCTACATCAGCTGCACTTTTGCCACCGCCAAATACACAATTACAAATGATGCCACCTGCTTTTACAATGACAGGAGTTCCcc GAATGCTTGGACCAATGGGATTACCAATGCCACACAGTTTAATGCCCAATGTTCCGATTGGCGTACCGCCACCCAATATGCAAAGTTTATTAGGACCACCAGGAATGATGCAAACCATGCTAACTCCTCCAGTAAATTCACCGTTTGGAGCTGGCGTCGGTGTCGGTCTATTAACACAAATTCCTTTGCCAGCACCTGCAGCACCCTCCGATAAACCTAATTCCACCG GTATGCCACACAATGTTCCTCCGATAGGAGTTCCGCCGCCAACAACGGAAACGGGAATGCCAAATTTGCCAATGTTGCGTCAACCTTACGGGGTCGGCCCTTCTGCTCCTTTACAAATGCAATTACCTCAGCAACAACATTCTGCAGACGATATGGACGTAGAAATGGAAGACGCGATGCCGCAAAGttcaaatggaaataaaagcAAAGGGAATTTAATGGATCAGCAACTTTCACAAAACGAGGAAAGAATAGATGGCGACCAACAGCTAGAG CATCGAGACTATAAAGAAAGGGATAGGGAACGGGAAAACAGGGAGAGAAGAGATAGGGAAACACATTTATCTCATAGAGATAGGGAAAACAACGACTCCAGAATGGATCGTGGAAGAGAAAGAGGTAGAGGACGAGAACGAGGACGTGATCGGAGGAGAGATATTAGAGATAGAGACAGAGATGATCGAAGGGATagagaaaatagagaaaatcgAGATGGAATCCCACAGAATCAAAGTCTGCAG GAAAACGATTCCACTCCAAAGAAAGACGGTAAACCAAGCCTAGCTGATCGTCTGCGTCAATTGGCCGATGGCACCCTTCCTCTCGAAGATCGAGGCGATCGGATACCCCCTCCTCGTAATCGACCAGATCGAGACAGATCCGATAGAAATTTCGAAGAGCCTCGACCGCCGCGCGGAGAACCTCTTTCGTCCCTCATGGATTTGCCGAAATTCGCTTTACCTCAGGAAAGAGGTGATTTCCCAGCTCGACCACCGGACTTTAGAAATCCTCCTCAACAAGATCCAAGGGAATTTCAGCAACAAAGGGACAGACAAAATTTTGGCGGTCGGGGCCATAGAGGATCGCAAATTCACGAGGAGTATATGGATGCTCCTCCTTCGAGGATACAAGGAGGTGGGATGTACCAAGAAGAATTTGATAATAGGATACACGGGCAGCAGAGAATAGAAGAATTTGGAAGACTTGGACCTCCCAGGGAGCAGAG GGAGGAATTTGACAGGGCTGACGGACGTGGAAGAAGGCCGCTCGACGATCGAGATCGATTCGATTACGAAGTCAGGCGTGACGGTTTCGATCCACGACTTCAGGATGGTTTCGATCCAAGGGGACCCCCTCATCACGAACGAGGTGATTTTGAACCTAGGAGACGAGAATTCTTTGGAATTGATCCTATGTTTGGAATGCCACCTATGATGGGACCCAGGGGGCCTAGACCTGGACATCCTGATGGGTTCGGACCGCGTCCTGCTCCTCTAGGTGCTCGCGGGCCTG gtCCGTTAATGTTCCATCCGCGAGGCTTAGGACCACGTCCTCTTCGGCCTGGCATGAGGCCTCCTTTCGGTCCTCGCGGCCCGCCTTTTGATCCTCGAGAACCAGACACCTTCTTCAGACCTCCTTTCGACGACATTCGTCCTCCTCACGCCAGACCACCCTTCGGCCCGCCTATGGGTCCGCCATCCATTCATCCACCCGAGTCTGCCGCTCCGTGGAGAAATCAAGAGCATCCTCCTCCTGGTCCGTGGTCCTCTGACGCCGAAAACCATGCGCAAAGAGACAAAAAAGGTGGTAAACATCCAAACAACCAAAACACGGAACGAGAGAATCGAAATAGGGGACGGAAATCCAGGTGGACAAATGCAAGTCCATCCGGAGAAGAAACGGAGGATTCCAAAGAGCAGGAGCCATCCACTGGAAATGTCGAAGAGAAGGCAGAACCTATTAAAGAGGAAGTAGTTTTGAAAGTTGAACAACAAGAAGCTGAAATAAAGGAGCCAGTGATTCCTATCGAGAAAACGGAAAATGTGGAACAATTGGTCGAGGCAATAGAAGAATGCATTGAAACGaagaaggaggaagaggacTGCAGGGATTCTTAG